From a region of the Lactuca sativa cultivar Salinas chromosome 4, Lsat_Salinas_v11, whole genome shotgun sequence genome:
- the LOC111911961 gene encoding NAC domain-containing protein 71: MCPPASSILPATQLGDYLTDEGICKFLMMIKNGSSSLPDYILPDVDPFQFSPANYPENMWYFWSGRKRETEFGFWKSKGEACEIYSTPSVSGFRKTLEFYEGKSPDGQKTNWVMQKYTITEKLISKPDPRALYKVFLVDESVSGRLSTKSQLLEKNMDDVAAAAGPSDPNPSGDFLELDDLAVPLPRTPDSGDVGDYIPRGGDYLEMDDLATPLSRTTSATDSSCMTMTSEEYFDSEALMRELEDDNGVQEIQESKIQLNLSVPSKLKEVVINTTTLGSVETDKDHKPSSTGPTSQNEPGGTSNATSSSSSSEGSSSSKEEKKDRVNRTKKRKVMKYLCFLAF; the protein is encoded by the exons ATGTGTCCTCCAGCATCCTCCATTCTTCCTGCAACTCAACTTGGTGACTACTTAACAGATGAAGGGATCTGTAAGTTCTTGATGATGATAAAAAATGGATCCTCCTCCTTACCTGACTACATACTTCCTGATGTGGATCCTTTCCAATTCTCACCTGCAAATTACCCTG AAAACATGTGGTACTTTTGGTCAGGGAGAAAAAGGGAAACAGAATTTGGATTCTGGAAGTCAAAAGGGGAGGCTTGTGAGATATATTCTACCCCTTCAGTTTCTGGTTTTAGAAAGACTCTTGAGTTCTATGAAGGGAAATCCCCTGATGGACAAAAGACTAATTGGGTGATGCAGAAGTACACAATAACTGAAAAACTTATCAGTAAGCCG GATCCTAGAGCACTATACAAGGTCTTTTTGGTAGATGAGAGCGTCAGTGGAAGACTTTCTACTAAAAGTCAACTTCtg GAAAAGAACATGGATGATGTGGCGGCGGCGGCGGGACCATCAGATCCAAATCCAAGCGGTGATTTCTTGGAGTTGGATGATCTTGCTGTTCCCTTACCACGCACCCCCGATTCTGGTGATGTAGGTGATTATATCCCAAGGGGTGGTGATTATTTGGAAATGGATGATCTTGCTACTCCATTATCACGTACTACAAGTGCTACTGATTCAAGCTGTATGACAATGACATCTGAAGAATATTTTGATTCAGAAGCTTTAATGCGTGAGCTTGAAGATGATAATGGAGttcaagagattcaagaatcaaaaattcaATTGAATCTTTCTGTTCCTTCAAAGTTAAAAGAAGTGGTTATAAACACAACAACTTTAG gATCTGTTGAGACCGACAAGGATCATAAACCTAGTTCAACGGGCCCCACTTCTCAAAACGAGCCAGGTGGCACTTCAAATGCCACATCATCGAGTAGTTCTTCTGAAGGATCTTCTTCctcgaaagaagaaaagaaagatcgTGTTAATCGAACCAAAAAACGTAAGGTTATGAAGTATTTATGTTTCTTGGCATTCTAA